The genomic window AAATATACTCGTGAAATGGTCGAGTTTCTGATTTCCCAGAATGTTAAAGCAATCATTTATGCCTGTAACACTGCAACTGCTCGTGCGTTGCCAACGTTACAAAAAGAATTTGATATCCCCATGTTTGGCGTTATCAAATCTGGTGCTCAAAGCGCTGTTAAAGACACTAAGACCAAAGAAATTGGCGTCATTGCGACTGAATCTACGGTTAACTCAAATAGTTATCCAGAGACGATTCAAGCTACTGACAACAAAGTTCAGGTTAGATCGATTGCAGCTCAGCATTTTGTGAAGATCGTCGAAGCAAATGCCGGCGATACGCAAAAAGCAAAAGATGATATTGCTCAAACACTGAAACCCTTTAAAAATACTAATATCGATACGTTGATACTAGGATGCACACATTTTCCAATGCTTGAAAAACAAATTCAAGCATTTGTTGGCGACAAAGTTAAGTTAGTCGATCCCGGAATCGAAACGACAAACGTTGCCAAGCAATTTTTACATGACCACAATTTAGAAAACGCAGATTCAAAAAAAGGCGAGGTTGAACTTAATACCACCGCTAATTTGGATAGTTTTAAATTACTAGCTAAGGATTGGCTCGGTTCAGATATTACCGACATAAATTTAGTTAATATAGGAGACTGATCATGCAAGAGATAATTATTGCTACAAAGAACCCAAATAAAGCTAAAGAGTTCCAAAGAATTTTTGATCCAGAAAATTTTGTGATCAAGACTTTATTAGATTTTCCCGACTTTCCAGAGATCAAGGAAACGGGATCAACGTTTGAAGAAAACGCCACTATCAAGGCACATGCAGTCATGAATCAATTCCATCTGCCAACAATTGCTGACGATTCTGGATTATCTGTCGATGCCTTATTCGGGCAACCAGGGGTCAGATCAGCCAGATATGCCGGTGACCACAATGATGCTGCTAACAATGCTAAGTTGTTATCTGAGATTGGTGGGACCCCTGAAGAAAAACGGACTGCCAAATTTGTAACAGTTCTAGTTTTTGCCAATCCTAAGAATCCTAAAGATTTGGTGGTTGAGGGTGAAGTTAATGGCCTCATTGCCAGTTTCCCTAAGGGCGACGATGGATTTGGATACGATCCATTGTTCTATGTACCTTCAGAAGGTAAGACGATGTCAGAAATGACTTTGGATGAAAAAAATAAAATCAGTCATCGCGGAAACGCAATCAGAAAATTAGAATCAAAATGGCAAGATTGGATTGTATTGTAAACGTTGCCGTAAATTTACAATAATGCTAATATTGACTTGCTAGTAAATTTTGAGGAGGAGTTATTATGACTGGTGGACAAATTGCAGGACTTATTGCTGCTATAGCTTTTGTTATCTTGGTGATCTTCTTAGCAGTAGCTTTAGTTCAAACTGCTAAACTATTGAAAAAGTTACAAGATACAATTAAGGAAACAACAACAATGTTGAATGTTATCACTAAGAACACCGACAGAATCCTTGACCAAAGTGGCCAATTAGTTGATAAGACTAATACATTAATGGACGACGTTAATAGTAAATCAAGTAAGTTAAACCCATTGTTCGATACTGTTGAAAACCTTGGTAATAAAGCTGCTGATGCTACTTCAGACAAGCCAAAAGACGGATTTGGATTTTCAAGTCTTTTGAATCTTGCTAATGCAGCAACAATTGTTAAGGGTGCTTCAAAGATTTTTCCTAGAAAGAAGAATTAGCCATGAAAAAAAGACGATTTGCAGTAGGCTTAATATTAGGTAGTGTTGCTGGCTACTTAGCATCACGTTATCTAGTAAGTGAAAATGGCCAAAAGGCACTTGAGAATATCAAAACTATCCGAGGAGATTTTAACAACGGTGGTTTTGGTCTAGCTGATAAGGATCAACTTAAGAATGATTTTAACGATAAGACAGAATCACTTAAGAATTCATTATTAGACAAGGCAGACGACCTTAAAGACGATGAAGAAACAACCAACATCGTGTTCGACGAAAGCGATATTAATAAGACAGGCAAAAAGGCTCATATCAAATAGATATGAACCTTTTTTATTTGGATTCAAATAGGCGCGGAGTTGAAACGCGCAAAAACAAAAAGAGGCAGGACGTATAAGCCTGCCAGACACTCTGGGGCCAAACGGCATCCCATGAGAACCTTTTACTGGTAGTCTGCGAACGCAGTGCAAGGAGGACCGACTCCGTATTGGCTTATCTTATGCTTGTCTTCATACTAGTCATTTTTTACGCTTTGATTTGAAACGCGCAAAAACAAAAAGAGGCAGGACATATAAGCCTGCCAGACACTCTGGGGCCAAACGGGCCCCGCCGTATCTTGCATTCTTATACTCTTGCCTCTAACCTTTTGTTTTTACGCTCTAATCTGAAACGCGATAAAAATGCCATGAAGACGGGCACATAAGACAATCCAACACTCCATCGGTCTTACGGCATCCAATGAGTACCTTTTATCGGTGGTCTGCGAACGCAGTGCAAGGTGGACCCCGTATTGGCTTATCTTATGCTTGTCTTTAAACCAGTCATTTTTTACGATTTGAGTTGAAACGCGCAAAAACAAAAAGAGGCAGGACGTATAAGTCTGCCCAACACTCCATCGGTCTTACGGACCGACTCCGTATTGGTCAAACTTATACTCTTGCCGCTAACCTTTTGTTTTTACGCTCTAATCAATATATTTCAGTTCCTTTGATGTATGCGTGAATGGTTCGTTTCCGTCTTCTGTTAAGTAGACGCAGTCTTCGATTCTTACTCCGGCTTCGTTTGGAATATAGATTCCTGGTTCAATTGAGAAGCACATTCCTGGTTTTAATACCATGTCGTTTCCTTCCATGATTGAAGGGAATTCGTGTTCTGAGGTTCCCATACCATGGCCAAGTCTGTGGATGAAGTATTCTCCGTAACCAGCTTTATCAATGATGTCTCTAGCCACTTTGTCTAATTCTGCAGCGGTGATACCTGGTTTTGCAGCATCCATGGCAGCGTATTGAGCTTCAAGATCAACTTTGTAAATATCCAATGCTTTGTCATTTGGCTTTCCAAAGGCTACAGTTCTTGATGCATCGCTGATATAGCCATTATGGACTGTTCCAAGATCAAAGAGAATTAGTTCGTTTTTCTTCAAAAGATTTTTTTCAGGACCACCATGAGGATTTGCGGCATTTGCACCGGCTTGCACGATGGTGTCAAAACTCATATGCATAACACCTTTTTTCATCATGGCGTATTCGATTTCAGCAACTACGTCTTGTTCTGTTCTGCCTTCCTTAATGGCATCAAATGCTACTGAAAATGCGTAGTCGGCTTCTTTACCAGCTGCTTTAAGGTTCTCAATTTCTTCAGGAGTTTTGATCAGACGAGCATTTTCCATGTAACGAGAAAGATTTCCAGGAAATTCAGCGTTAGGGAAGTGTTTTTTGACGATTTCAAACTTTTGAACTGTCAAATTATCTTTTTCAGTTGCCCATTTAATTGGGTTGTTTTCCACTTGTTTAATGTGATCGGCTAGCATTCCCCAGCCATCTTCATTGTCCAAGTATCCAAAGACATCTAGATCCCATCCAGCTTTTTTCACAGAATTAACTTCCAAAGCAGGTGCGAAAATAAATGGGTCTTTGTCAGGAAATACGATCAAAGCCAAAATTCTCTCTACCGGATCACTGTAAAATCCTGTAAAATAGTTAATATCCGTCGGGTCGGAAATATAAGCGATATCATAATTGTTGTCGCTCAAATATTTTTGTAAATCTAATAATTGTGTCTTCATGACAATCTCCTTAGGTATATTTATCAAAAGTATAACACTGAAAATTGTTTCCTTTTTGAAAAAATATGAAAACAAGTCAGATTAGCCTGGTAAACGCTTGCAAATTACGTTATAGTTTGATAAATTAAATATGACTAAATGGAAAAATGAAAGAGTGTAATATTTATGGAAAAAAAAGCGGTAACTATATACGACGTGGCTGAAGCGGCCAATGTATCTATGGCCACCATTTCTCGTGTCGTAAATGGAAATGCTAACGTCAAAGAGGAAACTAGAAAGAGAGTTCTAGAAGTTATAGACCGCCTCAATTATCGACCTAACGCAGTTGCTCGTGGCTTAGCCAGCAAAAAGAGCACGACAATCGGGGTTATCTTGCCAGATATTACTGACTTGTATTTTGCATCATTGGCCAAGGGGATCGATGATGTTGCTTCAATGTACAAATACAATATTATCTTGACTAGTTTACAAGAATCAATTCGAGACGAGGAACAAATTTTAAATAATTTGCTCTCCAAACAAGTTGATGGTCTGATTTACATGGGCAAGCAACTATCAAAGAAAGTTAAACGTACTTTGAGCAGTTCAAAGACACCAATCGTGCTTGCTGGTTCAGTTGATCGTAACAATGAAACAGCTAGTGTTAACATTGATTTCACTGACGCTGTTTACAACGTTGTTAGTCAACTCATCCAAAACGGCCACAAGAAAGTTGCCTTTGTTGGCGGAAGTTTGGAAGACCCAATCGATGGTAAGTATCGTTTGGATGGCTATAAGAAAGCTTTGAAGAAAGCTCATATCAACTTTTCATCAAACCTTGTGTTTGAAGCTGAATACTCAGTCCGTGCTGGAGAAGCAATCTGGGATGCGGTTAAGAACAGCGGTGCTACAGCAGCGTATGTAACCGAGGACTTGTTAGCCGCTGGAATATTGAATTCAGCAATGAAATCTGGTTGCAAAGTTCCAGAGGACTTTGAGATTTTCACAAGTAACAACACAGTATTGTGTGAAGTTACTCGTCCAAAACTTAGTTCAGTTGAGGAACCATTGTATGATATCGGCGCTGTTGCTATGCGTCTGTTAACCAAGATGATGAACCAAGAACAAATCGATGAAAATACTATCAAGTTACCATACAGTATTGTTAAACGTGAATCTACTAAGTAAAACCTCCATTTTGGAGGTTTTTTTATTTGTGAGGAATTGACTATGAGAATCATGCAAGTACCTGTTGCGCAACGAAACAACTATCGACAATTACTAATTTTAGGAGACGAAGATCCGAGGATGTTGGATAAGTATATCGACAAGGGGAAAATGTTTGTCGCCAAAGACCAGACAGTCACCATTGGAGTTTTAATAATTGTTCCGGTATCGGTTGAAATCCTTGAGATCAAAAACATTGCAGTTAAAGAAAAATTTCAATCTAGGGGCGTCGGCAGTTTTTTAATATCATATGTCGAAAAGAAATTTGCCAATAAGTATAAATCGATTCAGGTTGGAACGGGGGATGCTGATTTATCAAATATTAGGTTTTATTTGAAAAATGGCTATCGATTCAGTGCTATTAGGGAAAAATTTTTTGAACAGTATGATCAACCGATTTTTGCAAATGGGATTCAGTTACAGGATATGGTAGTTTTATCCAAAAATTTACAAAAAAAATGACCGATCAGTTTGATCAGTCATTAGTTTGATGTTTACGTTTAATTAATTCCCATAAGATAACCACGACATAACCAAATGCGACTAATGTAAGGCCACCAGTTACAACGGCGTTTAATTCATAGGGTAGGTTGAAAAAATACGTCAGCATGGAATATATCGTATTTAATAAGACAACTGAAGCCAGCGTCATTGATTTATCCCACATTTTAAGATGATGTTTGTATTTATACACTGAGATAGCCACGATAAAGGCAATCAAAATGAAGGCAACGATGTATAAAGATGTCTGTAAGAAAATAGGGCTAAAGTACATAAAATTTCTCCTTTGGTAAGTAACTTAGTCATTCTATCATAATGATGAATGTAAGCAAAAAGGCATCCGTTTGGATGCCTTTTTTATTCGCCGCCAATTCCGCCGACAGCACTGCCTGCACCAGCACCGGCGCCACCTGTGATGCCTCCGGTAGAACCACCGGTTTCACCAGTTGACCCACCAGAACCAGATGTCGAACCAGTTGAAGTCCCAAATGAAGAACCTGATCCAGAACCGCTACCTGATCCAGTACCAGTTTCACTAGTACCATTACTTGTTGTCGTATTGTTTGAAGTTCTCGAACCAGATGTAGTTGTAGTTCCAGTTGTAGTTGTTACTTCAGAAGAATCAGAATCATTGGCGCTGTTACTGAATCCTGAAGTTCTTCCGCTACCGTTTTCAGATGCAATCTCATCAGCTGACTTAGAACTATCTCCAAGTTGTTTTACTACTCCGTATCCATTGTCACGGCCGAAGTAATTACCCCAGAAGAGGCGATAATTCTTAGCTGAGGCTCCGATTGCAAAACCGTCATATGACATATTCTTAGGGCTGCCCTTGTAGTACAGCGATGAAGTAGTGTGTTGATTTACTCTAGTGCTTATTCCGTTATAGTCAATTGAACCGGTATTAGTACCAGTCTCTTTATCAACTTTATAAGATTGAACACCATCAGGTCGACTGAATTTCTTATGGACGTTCATGACTCCAGGATTGTCTTCATAAACGGCATTTGCCATCCGCGACCATAATTCTTGGTTGATATCAGTTGAATTACTTGCCAAGTTGTAATTATTCCCGTACAAGTTATCGTATCCGATCCAAGAAGCAAGGGTAACTCCATCTGTACTACCGATGAACCAATTATCACGGTAATCATTGGATGTACCAGTTTTACCAAAGAGGTTCTTAGTACTGAATTGAGATTCATATGATAGGGCAGAAGCAGTACCTTTAGTAACAACTCCGTGCATCATGTTTTGCATGATATAAGATGTTTGTTTTGAGAAGACACGTTTCTTGGTATGCTTGTGACCATAAATAACTTTGCCAGTTGGGTCAGTGATCTTATCAACCACATAAGGATTGACGTGAACACCCTTATTGGCAAAAGTTGAAAAAGCACTAGCTTGTTGTAGCACTGTCACACCTTTATCAGTACCACCAAGGGTAATACCAAGTTGTTTATATTCGTTGTCGGTTAGATTAATCCCCATCTTAGACATGTATTGTTTAGAACTAATACCTTGCTGTCTTAGATAGTTGTATAAGTTAACGGATGGAATATTATATGATTCTTCAAGTGTTTCACGAGCAGAAACAAATCGGTTTTGAATTGTCTCGCCATAATCAGTTGGTGCATAACTCTTAAACTTAGTCTTAAAATCGGCTAGCATGGATTGTGAACCAATCGCACCATTTTCAATAGCTGGAGCAAATGTGATCAGTGGCTTGATTGATGAACCAGGAGATCTATTAGTGTCAAATGCGTGATTTAATTGAGATTTCTTAAAGTTAACGCCCCCAACAAAGGCAAGCACTTGACCAGTCTTGTTATCAAGTAAGACTGAACCATTTTGGACTGGCTCAGATACCTTGATGCTCTTACCAGTATTTTGGTCGATGGCACTATCAGTATGAGTAGTACCTAGATTGTCTTGGAATTGTTGAGCTTGTTCATTAAGATCTTGGTAAAGTTTCTTATTGATCGTACTGTCAACACGATAATTCTTGTCGTGCAATTCAGTATCAGCTTGAGTCCAATACTTCTCGTATAAACTCTTATCCTTGACTAAGTCTTTGTATGCAATGCCATCAGATTTAGCCATTCGCTTGATCAAAATGGTTCTAGTTTGTTCTGTTAACAAGTTATAAACGTAACCGTATTTGATCTTATGATCAGTTGCCTTAGCAGGTTTTAAGAAATCGCTCTTTAAATCAAAATTCTTAGCTTCATTATATTCAGATTCAGTGATCTTCTTATCACGATACATTCTGAATAAAACAATGTTCTTACGTTTGAGGCCTAAACTAATATCGTCTTTGACCTTACCGTGATTATCAAACGGGGTATAGATCGAAGGACTTTGGGGAAGACCAGCAATAAAGGCTGATTCTGCCAAGTTAAGATCTGCAGCATTTTTACCAAAGATTCCCTTAGCTGCAGCTTGAACACCTTGGATATTCTGTCCCTTATTATTTCGACCCAGAGTAGCGGCGTTTAAGTAGTCTTCCAGGATCTCGTCTTTAGTAAAGTATTTATCGACCCGCATTGCTAAAAAGATTTCGACCGCTTTACGCTTCCAAGTTGTTTCTGAAGATAATAGCTGCATTTTGACTGTCTGTTGAGTTAGAGTCGATCCACCAGTTTGGGTACCGATTCCAGTCACATCAGATAGGACCGCTCTTAGAAGTGATTTAGGTTCAACACCTGAATGTTTGTAAAAATCACTATCCTCAGTTGCTACAACAGCCTTTTTGAGGTAAGGAGACATCTCTGAAAGTTTGATGCTCTTACCAGTAAGGGTCTTTTGTAGATTTTCTACTTTTTTATCGTTTGCGAAATAAAGAGAAGTTGAATTGTTAACATCCTTTAACTGTGCTCTCATTTCATGCTTAGTAGGAACGGCAACTTGATTGGTCAAAGCTGAAACGTAACCAAAACCTAAACCAATCGCCAAACTAAGCATGACGAAAAGACCAGCTATAATGTATAAAACAATTCGACGAATAACTTCGATCGTTAAGTTAGCCTTGGTTGCAAAATCAGACCAACTCTTGATTCCCTTTATCCCGTCAACAATACTATTCC from Companilactobacillus sp. includes these protein-coding regions:
- the murI gene encoding glutamate racemase; translation: MSDKRPIGLLDSGVGGLTVVEEVIKKLPSEDIVFIGDEAHMPYGVRPASEIIKYTREMVEFLISQNVKAIIYACNTATARALPTLQKEFDIPMFGVIKSGAQSAVKDTKTKEIGVIATESTVNSNSYPETIQATDNKVQVRSIAAQHFVKIVEANAGDTQKAKDDIAQTLKPFKNTNIDTLILGCTHFPMLEKQIQAFVGDKVKLVDPGIETTNVAKQFLHDHNLENADSKKGEVELNTTANLDSFKLLAKDWLGSDITDINLVNIGD
- a CDS encoding XTP/dITP diphosphatase encodes the protein MQEIIIATKNPNKAKEFQRIFDPENFVIKTLLDFPDFPEIKETGSTFEENATIKAHAVMNQFHLPTIADDSGLSVDALFGQPGVRSARYAGDHNDAANNAKLLSEIGGTPEEKRTAKFVTVLVFANPKNPKDLVVEGEVNGLIASFPKGDDGFGYDPLFYVPSEGKTMSEMTLDEKNKISHRGNAIRKLESKWQDWIVL
- a CDS encoding DUF948 domain-containing protein, with product MTGGQIAGLIAAIAFVILVIFLAVALVQTAKLLKKLQDTIKETTTMLNVITKNTDRILDQSGQLVDKTNTLMDDVNSKSSKLNPLFDTVENLGNKAADATSDKPKDGFGFSSLLNLANAATIVKGASKIFPRKKN
- a CDS encoding M24 family metallopeptidase, yielding MKTQLLDLQKYLSDNNYDIAYISDPTDINYFTGFYSDPVERILALIVFPDKDPFIFAPALEVNSVKKAGWDLDVFGYLDNEDGWGMLADHIKQVENNPIKWATEKDNLTVQKFEIVKKHFPNAEFPGNLSRYMENARLIKTPEEIENLKAAGKEADYAFSVAFDAIKEGRTEQDVVAEIEYAMMKKGVMHMSFDTIVQAGANAANPHGGPEKNLLKKNELILFDLGTVHNGYISDASRTVAFGKPNDKALDIYKVDLEAQYAAMDAAKPGITAAELDKVARDIIDKAGYGEYFIHRLGHGMGTSEHEFPSIMEGNDMVLKPGMCFSIEPGIYIPNEAGVRIEDCVYLTEDGNEPFTHTSKELKYID
- the ccpA gene encoding catabolite control protein A, encoding MEKKAVTIYDVAEAANVSMATISRVVNGNANVKEETRKRVLEVIDRLNYRPNAVARGLASKKSTTIGVILPDITDLYFASLAKGIDDVASMYKYNIILTSLQESIRDEEQILNNLLSKQVDGLIYMGKQLSKKVKRTLSSSKTPIVLAGSVDRNNETASVNIDFTDAVYNVVSQLIQNGHKKVAFVGGSLEDPIDGKYRLDGYKKALKKAHINFSSNLVFEAEYSVRAGEAIWDAVKNSGATAAYVTEDLLAAGILNSAMKSGCKVPEDFEIFTSNNTVLCEVTRPKLSSVEEPLYDIGAVAMRLLTKMMNQEQIDENTIKLPYSIVKRESTK
- a CDS encoding GNAT family N-acetyltransferase codes for the protein MRIMQVPVAQRNNYRQLLILGDEDPRMLDKYIDKGKMFVAKDQTVTIGVLIIVPVSVEILEIKNIAVKEKFQSRGVGSFLISYVEKKFANKYKSIQVGTGDADLSNIRFYLKNGYRFSAIREKFFEQYDQPIFANGIQLQDMVVLSKNLQKK
- a CDS encoding transglycosylase domain-containing protein; the encoded protein is MKNLWNSIVDGIKGIKSWSDFATKANLTIEVIRRIVLYIIAGLFVMLSLAIGLGFGYVSALTNQVAVPTKHEMRAQLKDVNNSTSLYFANDKKVENLQKTLTGKSIKLSEMSPYLKKAVVATEDSDFYKHSGVEPKSLLRAVLSDVTGIGTQTGGSTLTQQTVKMQLLSSETTWKRKAVEIFLAMRVDKYFTKDEILEDYLNAATLGRNNKGQNIQGVQAAAKGIFGKNAADLNLAESAFIAGLPQSPSIYTPFDNHGKVKDDISLGLKRKNIVLFRMYRDKKITESEYNEAKNFDLKSDFLKPAKATDHKIKYGYVYNLLTEQTRTILIKRMAKSDGIAYKDLVKDKSLYEKYWTQADTELHDKNYRVDSTINKKLYQDLNEQAQQFQDNLGTTHTDSAIDQNTGKSIKVSEPVQNGSVLLDNKTGQVLAFVGGVNFKKSQLNHAFDTNRSPGSSIKPLITFAPAIENGAIGSQSMLADFKTKFKSYAPTDYGETIQNRFVSARETLEESYNIPSVNLYNYLRQQGISSKQYMSKMGINLTDNEYKQLGITLGGTDKGVTVLQQASAFSTFANKGVHVNPYVVDKITDPTGKVIYGHKHTKKRVFSKQTSYIMQNMMHGVVTKGTASALSYESQFSTKNLFGKTGTSNDYRDNWFIGSTDGVTLASWIGYDNLYGNNYNLASNSTDINQELWSRMANAVYEDNPGVMNVHKKFSRPDGVQSYKVDKETGTNTGSIDYNGISTRVNQHTTSSLYYKGSPKNMSYDGFAIGASAKNYRLFWGNYFGRDNGYGVVKQLGDSSKSADEIASENGSGRTSGFSNSANDSDSSEVTTTTGTTTTSGSRTSNNTTTSNGTSETGTGSGSGSGSGSSFGTSTGSTSGSGGSTGETGGSTGGITGGAGAGAGSAVGGIGGE